The following DNA comes from Meles meles chromosome 8, mMelMel3.1 paternal haplotype, whole genome shotgun sequence.
tttaagtttacatttaagtttatttatagttatatttatatatatttaagtttattcaatttatatttatgtttgtttatgCCATAAAGAATTGCTATATCAACtactattgtaaatattttctaattttttgttttttttaaagatgttattcttttttttttaagattttatttatttatttgtcagagagagagagaaagcaagagagcgagcacaggcagacagagtggcaggcagaggcagagggagaagcaggctcccagctgagcaaggagcctgatgcgggactcgatcccaggatgctggaatcatgacctgagctgaaggcagccacttaaccaactgagccacccaggcatcccttaaagatgttattcttaaataatctctacacccaacctgggatgcaaacctacaaccccaagatcaagagtcacatgctctactgactgagccagccaggcttccCTATTCCTTCTTTCAAAGTCAGGTTTATTGGGATACAATTTATGCAGtgtaaatttaattctttttagtgGGCAGTTCTatgagtttgttgttttttattttttatttatttatttatttattttaagtaggctccatgtccaacatggggcttaaactcatgacgaTCTCTGAGCtaagatccagagtcacatgctttaccagctgagccagccaggtgcccttcttcGCAAATTCTGAATCACTGTAGTACTTTTATTACTTATATTACTTGTACTATATTGCACTTCAGTTCAAAGTTATATGCATACTGAACAGTCTTTAATGAGatgagctattttttaaaaatgtatagtcCATACAGAATTGCTCTCTTTTGAATTACTTGTAGATATCATTTCAttaacttttctgtttgtttgaatTGATTTCTCTTCCATGGTCCAAATTTCTTTGTACATTGAGGAGTTTATCATTTCCTGTGCAAGATATATGTTCTTCTAAtctcatttttaagaaatcatgattgtgttttcttttgctataattgttaaaaataatttcttaattgtCATGtgcttctgtattttcttttgataattcctgacttaattttttaTAACTAGCCAGCAAGAGAAGATAGgtatctatctatttatataGATGCATATATAGTAGAGAACATAGATTATGATATATGAAATTAAATTCTATAATACAGTCTCAGATATTGTATGTAGCAAaccatttgttgttttttaatacatttaagtTTTCAGAATGATTTAGCAGAACCGTCTTTTTTATATGTACTTTGGGGCATTTTTGCATATAAATAACCTGTTGTTCTGGCAACATTAGTTGCATGAAATAAATTTGCCCTATGGATTTGGAAAAATCATATTTGTCATATACAAAATTGTTATGTATATTGGGATTTGTCACAGGgctctttatattttattgttcttgCTGGAGGCAGTGCTCTTATTTAAGAAACCATAGCCTATTTCAAGACAATGAGATagttctatgttttcttctaaaagcacTATTTTCTAATTCACTAATTGTATAAACATTATGAAGTCGATTGTCTGGGGAGGAGGGTGTAATATAGGATGGGCATACatatttccctaatttggctacATTTTCTCTGTTGGAAACTCCATTCTATCCACACATTGTTATAGATCATATGTGgatttctccccccaccccgctttttctgtttgtttgttaagGTACAACAcagataacataaaatttaccacaaccctttttaagtgtacagttcattgGAATTAATACATTGACATTGTTTGTAGCCATCAACACCACCCATTTCATgcctcttttcatcttgtaaaactaaaaTTCTATCCCTAAGATATAATAAATCCTCACTTTTTCCTTCACCCAGCTCCTAGCAACAACCAAatatatgatttctttttcttttgttcctatGCTTTTGGTTTCTTATTTAGTAAATCATCTCTAAATCCAATGTCATGAGGCTTTTTCCTGACGTTTTTCtcttaaaagttttatagttttaggtcttttatatattctgagttaattttcatTTGCGGTCTAAGGTAAGGATTAAACTTCTTCTTTTCCATGTAGATATCCAATGTTCCCAGAACCGCTTGTTggaaagactgtcctttcttcaTTGAATCATGTTAGCACAATGATATGGTTGTGAACAAATAAGAAACATTAGGGTTTCACCTAATAATGATATGTATACCTACCTCCAGTTTCTGACACAGGGGTCCTAAAACTCTTGTAAATTTCTAAGTGATTTGAGCATTAGGAATATCTTTTGCTCCTAGATAGGcactggtcaccagaaagaccaaaccATAATTAGAAGTTTGGAAGAAACCCCAGCCATTTTCCCAGATAGAAgagaggggctggaaatggagtTAGTCATTGATCATGCCCAAGTGAGAAAGTCTGCATAAAAAATCCCAATCATATTGGGTCTGGAGAGCTTCCAGATTGGTAAACACATCATCCACCTATCAGGAGGTTGATGCATTCCAACTCCACGGGGACAAAAGATCCTTTCCTGACCTTGTCCTATGCATCTCTTCATCTAGCTgctcatctgtatcctttatcatatcctttaataaactaGTAAACATAAGTAAGtatttttctgagttctgtgaattagcaaattaatcaaaattgAGGAGGACAATATAGCAAGCTCTGACTTAGAGCCCATCAGTCAGAAGCACAGATGACAGCCTGGATttgtgattggcatctgaagtAGAATGGGAGCAAtcttgtgagactgagcccttaacttgtggGACCTGATACCATCTCTAGATGGATAGTGTCAGCATTGAGTTAAATACAGGACACCCAGATGGTGTTGCAGAATTGCCAGGTGGGAGAAACCACCCCCACACCTGGTGTCAGAAGTGTTATGAGTGAGGTGGTAGTATGAGAGTAAAGGAGAAACACAGGAGGAAGGACTGAGTTTTTCCTAACACAAAGGTTAAATCGCTTGGTTGTAATGTGTACTCCTTTTAGTATGCTGCTGAAGTTGGTTTGCTGGAATGTTATTGAGGATTTGTGCCTCAATGTTCATAACAGATATTGTCTATTCTGTCCTTTTCTTGTATCTTTTAGAATACTATATGtgatttgttttatctttatttctgtttcactgatctattttTCTGTCCCTGAACTGATACCACACTGTCTAAATTATCCTAACTTTAAATTGTTCTATTATCTTGTATTGAATGCCCTTCAGGCACCTCAAGGGGGCAATTGAATCTTTTGCCTTTAGTGTGATGCTTACTGTAggttacttatttatattttgaatatatatttctaggaTTGAGGACATCTCATTGTAAACTtaatttctgttgatttttaGTCATGAATGGCTATTTAATAttaacaaatgctttttctgtacaTATTGATATAAttatgttttttccccttttttgttaTATTCATTGATTATCAGATATTAAACCAAACTTGCATTGCTGGGATAAATTTAACTGAcaatatttttttatcattaacaTTGAGAAGTCTTCTATcaagaataatttatatttatatgcttatttgGGTAATCtatctttttactcttttttttaagatgatgtactgtatggtgactaacataacacaataaaaaaaaactaacataaaaaaagattttacttatttatttggagtgagagagagagagaaggagaaggcaggggggagaggcagagggagagggagaagcagactccccacagagcagggatttCCCCCCACATGTGGGActttgtcccaggaccctgttatcatgacctgagctggaggcagatgcttaactgactgagccaccccagatgCTCCTACTCtatctcttttaaaatttctatgagTTCTGaaacttgactttttaaaaaatttatttatattgagaTGCAGTTaacatataacactgtataagtttaaggtgtacagttgTTAATTTGCCACATTTACATATTGCAGTATGATTACCACTGTAGCATTAGGTAGCACTTTTaatcatatcttttttattttttatttttttatatttttatcttcttttccatttctatattcttatcttttattttttatctcattaccatttcttttttggtggTAGGAGCACTTAAAATGTAATCTCTTAGCTATTTTGAAGTTTATATTGCAACATTTTTGTCTATAATCATTATGCAGTACAATAGATCTCCAGGATATATTACTAGTTGTAACTTTCCATTgacattttgctaatttttagaACTTATTGctaaattctaaatttttacattcattttattcatttcaaagcCTCACTCAAATCAAATTTCATTATAAACGGATATTATGTGACAGAGTAATTATGAGTGTAATTTTGTACTCTCTCTGGTACCATTTATACTTCTCAGAAGGGAAAGAAACATCTGTTGTAGGGTTTGAGACCCTGGGACTAATCTGAAATTAGCCATTCATGTGGGAATACTTCAAATCTCTGAGTTCCTGGTTTTGATTCAACAACACAATCAATCTGGAGGAATAGGCAACTCGTCTATGTTTGCTCAAgcttaagaaaagagagagacagtgatggGGGACTATAGTATATTAGTTTGAGGAAGAGCTTTCTAGACCTcaggaaaaaaatactcaaaattatTTCGGACTCTTGAGACTCAGCTGTGCTGAAAATAAACTGAGAGTATGAGGACAAGGTGATCCCTCTGAAGATAAGTTAAATAATTCTTTGGATCGCCTCATTGTTGACAGGTAAATCAGTGTAACCCCACCATGAAGAACTAGCCATTTATAAAGTTAGATGAGGATGCTCTTGAAGTTCTCCTCAACCATCCTTTAGAGATTTTGGCCCACACATCAGCTGGTAACAACTTTGGAAAAGGAAGCGTATGCAGGTATATTCTCTGGGTTTAGGGataatttaataagaaataaCATACTAACCAGTAGTTTCATGGTGAATTAGTTTCACAGTGAACATCTGGCATTAACAGAGGTGTTGGAATAGAAAGTTAGGATTATTTTATGGATTTTGCATGGGCCATATTAGTTAGTTCATGAAACCACAGttataaagtaaaagaaatcagaatgTATGTCCTATTGCTTCTGAGTACGTTGTGAGAatcatttatgataaaatttgTGAAAATCTTTAACAGgagctttctttttaattttattgcatATTGTAGTGGAACAAAGGTTAAATTTTAGAATGAAACTAGGGTGTGTTTTCCCCTACAACATGCTGATTGTGTGACTTTGGAGGAATATTTAGCTTATATAAAGTATGTTCCTTCTTTTAGAAATTGAGAATAATGGTAACCTCACCAGATTTTATGCAAATCAGCAACTGGGCACTGGAAATGACATTTGTGTTTTGTGTGGTACATATAATATCAAAAGGTAGCAAGTGTTACTATTTTCAAATGTTGATGTTGTTTGATTGATTTAGAGCTCAGCAGTCCTTCTTTCCCAAACTGTATTCTAATTTGTTAGGTGTGGTAAGAAGCTCATGTACCCTAGTTAGTACTGcagtataaattttataaaaaataaagatttaatgatttaatgagtaatgtatagaattgtggaATTATTAAGTTGtccacctgaaactgatataacgttgtatgtcaattacacttcaataataataaaaagaggcTGTGTTCTTTAGCACGTAACTTCTCCTCcctgggaatttttttaaacaattttaacagGTATCCTTTTggggatagatgatagatagatagatagatagatagatagatagatagatagatatagatatagatgatatagatatagatagatatagatagatatgaaTTACCATGAAAACATGAACAACCTGACGAAGTCACGTTTTTCCAGGAATCCTAAAAAATCCAGGGAACATAATTTTTTGGGTGTGTCAATgagttgtttctgttttaaagcTATTATATATTTAAGTGATCAGATGCTGGTTCTCTTATGGCCAAAAATTCACTAGGGCAGCAAATTTCAAAAAGCATTGCAAAAATGAAAGGCTTATTGTCATTCAAAGCATTGTAAGTATGGAAAGTTTATTATTCCTTCATGTCCTGCTTTCAAAAAATTTCTATCTAGAATTAACCTCATGCAAAAAGTCTCCAAGATTATTTTGGAAGGGTACTTTTCAGTGAAGGCAATGTTATAAGTCCCCCTATTCTGTGCCCTGTTGCCTTGTTAAAGAGAGGAACCTGAGTTATTTACTGAAACTTTTTCTCAACCTGGCTAtcacagacagaaagagaataGTGTCAGGCAGAATATTGTGGAGCTTCTGTGCCTAAGGAGACACTGTACTCCAGCTAGTTCTTAATGAGATTAATAGCTGGCAGTGAATAATACAATACTTGTAATTTCAGAGAAGCTCATCAAGGAGgacttaaaatgttaataaatttgcTTAATTGTATTTTTACACTAAGTAATTCTACTGTATATTTATCAGAGTATAGGTGCTTTTGACTGCTCCAAggacaaaaagggaaagaaagcaagaatataTCTTCATGTAACCAGAATCACCATGCATGACTTTAACTCCACTGCATTCACCAATCCTAGTACCTTCGTCCTGATGGGCATCCCTGGTCTAGAAGACTTGCATATTTGGATATCCATCCCTTTCTTCTCAATGTATATTGTTGCCCTCATGGGAAACATACTCATCCTTTTCATCATCAAAACTGAGACTGTTCTCCATGAGCCcatgttctattttctttccatGTTGGCCATCACTGACCTCATCTTGTCAACCTCCACTCTTCCCAAGATGTTGGGTATATTCTGGTTCAATTATCACGAAATCAGCTTCCATGCCTGTCTCACTCAAATGTTTGTCATCCATGCTTTCTCTGGGGTGGAGTCAGGGCTTCTTGTGGCCATGGCACTTGACCGGTATGTGGCAATCTGCAATCCACTGCGACACTCATCCATTCTTACAAATTCTGTGGTGGCTCAGGTTGGCCTCGTGGCACTTCTGCGTGGGTTAGTACTAATGACACCACATCCCTTCCTGGTGAGGAGATGGCGATATTGCCAGTCCAATGTAGTCCCACACACATACTGTGAGCACATGGCTGTGGTGAAATTGGCTTGTGCTGACATTTCCATCAATAGTCTTTATAGTTTGGCAGTCATTATCTTAATTGTTGGGACTGATGTGACATGTATCTCTCTGTCCTATGTACAGATTCTTCATACTGTATTTAATCTCCCTTCTAATGATGCCAGGTTGAAGACCCTCAGCACTTGTGGGTCCCATGTATGTGTCATCCTAACCTTTTACATCCctgctcttttctccttcctcaccCACCGTTTTAGTAAACATATGCCACGCCACACCCACATCTTGCTGGCCAACATGTACTTGTTGGTACCGCCTATGCTGAACCCTATCATCTACGGAGTAAGGACCAGACAGATCCGAGAATGTGTTCTACAATTATTTATGACTAAAATCAGCTGAGAATTCTGGGTCTTATTTTCTACTTATTCCCATCCTCCTATAATTCTTTGGTATAAATTTCTTGGAGTCTAGCTTTAGTGAGACCAAACATTAGAATCTTAATTCTTCCTCTTACTATTTCTGGAAGtggaaattatatttaatttatctaATAAGCATCTGTAAAACAGATATAATAATACCTGTGTTATATGTTAATGGCTACAAAGTGTTCAGCACTGTTTCTAGGGTATTTTAGGTAAGATTATTTCAGTGTGTGAAATAATTCTTCTGTGTATTATAAGTTTGCTCACTGTCTTTATGAAACATGCTTACTAGTTTGTCTTATAAAATTAACCAAATAAGAATATCTACCTGACCATTTTTTTCCATAGAGGAATTTTAGACCAGATAATCCAAATGGCTATCTGAATTGGGTTGATTTGTACTCTCATTGTAACCATAAGGGAATGTTGATGAGAAGTgggcagaagagaaaaatgttggGTAAGCCATAGGGCTTTCACCTTGCAACTTATGAGAAGGGTGCATTTTAGGAACTCCCTTGAGAATGAATACAGATTGTAAAGTGAGTCATTCCCACTGCTAGTGCAGACATTGTGTATCTTTCACATTtgtaaaaatttcaaagaatcagAACTCTTCTTTGTGAAATgagcaagtaaaataaaatgatgactGATTTTGCATTCATCAATCTACTCAGTATCTAGTAAGCTTCTGTAATGTGCTTAGTACTTATATGGCCATAGAAGACATGACAGTAAACAAAAGAAGGAGAATTACTTCCTTTAGTGGAGTTTATAACCAATAAAGAAAGATGGTAAATGATAGTAATTCATGTATACTTACTATCATATAGAATtttctaataatatttaataCTATAAATTTCAGTCTAATCTATTTTTAGTTGTATCCCACACCTTTTGTTTGCTGATTTTCTATTTGGATTTCTATATCTTAAATCTTAAATTCTTCAAATATAATAGTGCATTTGACTAATGTGTTCTTTCATTCCACTAGTTATTCTTCATGTAATCTGAAGCTCTGCACTTAAGTGCATATACATTTATTATGGTTACATCTTTTTGGCAAATTTATCTTTatataaaatccatttttatccTTGACACTATTTTTATTCCGAGTTCTAGTTTGTCTTATATTGATATAGCCACTTCAGTCTCTTTTAAATACTGTCCTCATGGcatatattttccatctttttagcttatatatgtttttatatttaaagtaagttttttggggtacctgggtaatTTGGTCAGCTGAGCGTCtgcccttcagctcagatcatgatcccagggttctgggatcaagttccacgtCAGACTCCTTAATAGgcggagaatctgcttctccctctctctctcaaatgaataaaatcttaaaaaaaaaaaaaccaaagtaagTTTTGTACACAAATTTAGGTTGTCTTGTTGTTTATTTGACTTTACTATCTCTATCTTAAATAGGTGTGTTTAGGCCATTTTCATTTATGTAATTAGTGATATGGTTGAATTTCTGTttacggttttgatttgtacttcttGTTTGTTGCTCTTCTTCAtgccctctcccactgcccactTTGGGATTTGAATAGTTTTAGTAATGAGTTTTGACTTATCCATTGACTTTTGGCTATATCTGTTATAGGgatttttagggatttttttgtttttgtttttgtttttttaggattgCTCCAAAGCATGGCTTTCCAGTTTGGGCACTATTACTATCTGTAGCCAGGTAATACTTTGATGTGAAGGTTGTTCTGTGTACTGCAGGATGTTTAGCAACTTCTCCGGTCTATGGCTGCTAGATAATCAGGAACAAAAAGTGGTATCTCTAGAAACTGTCATATGTCTTATTGGGAGCAAATGGGACTATGAACTATGGATGTACAGATTGCAATATACATACCTAAACATTCACAATGGACTTACAGTTAATTTTTACCGCTCCACGTGAAATGTAAATGAACCTTCCCATTATAGGATCCTATACTTCCCTACATGCTGCAGTCTGGGTCGTATGTATATCTGCATGCATGAAAACCCCACAAAAGCTAATTAAAAGTTCTTTTAAACAACTAGAGCAAGTGAGTTTCACATTCAACCAAACAATTATAAATTCTGTTGCTCTTCCTTTACTACTGATCTCCTAACTTTCTCGTTTGTGTAACTTCTCTTCACCCAGAACTTATTTTAGGATTTCATTTTGAGAAAGTTTGCTGGTGATGGATTCTCTCAGAGTTTTTCATCTAGCAAAGCCTTTATTTCATCTGCAttcctgaaatatattttctatgtatataGCATTCTGGGTTaactggtattttaaaaataaatttcagcacTTAAAAATATTACTCCACTGTCTTCTGGACTTTAAGTTTCCTTATGAGGAATTAGTCATTCAAATTGTTGTTCATCTATGTATAATATCAcatatttttctgactttttgcagtagttttttttatctttggtttttaaCAATTCAACatgtttttttctatatatatgcttttctttGAGTTTAGTTGTTTAAGAATCATGGAGTCTTTTTGTAAATTACATGTAATTTTGTAAATTACAGATTAACAAAATCTGTAAATGTGTGTCTTTTACCAAGTTTGAAAAAGGTTTCCcattgttttattaaatatatttctctgtccaatattttttttcttctccttctgggatcccagtgACATGAATATTAGAGATTTTTATATGTGTTCCACATCCCTGAGGCTCTGTTCAtgatttcagtgttttttctctattcttcaaattgatttttttcttatttgctttcAAGTTTACactttcctttattcattctgCTATTATGTTCATCTAATGAATTTCAGATGTTAAGACTTTTACGTGTAAAATTATGATGTTGTTACTTTGTAATACTTTCTGTTCTCTCTGCTGAAGACCTCTAACATACTTCAACAGTGTTTACTTTTAAGTCATGAAGGAAACTTAAAATAACTGCTTTAGATTCTTTGTATAACAATTCCAGAATCTGAGTGGATCATCCTTTCTCTTGACAGTcacatgttttgtgtttttccgtatgtttaatatttttaaaattttatcctgGACATTTGGCATATGGATCATCTCAAAATTCTTTGTAGAGGGTTgatattgttttcctttgttttgttttaccaggAAATCAATTTGCATTAGAACCTGTGGAGGTTCTAATGGATGTTTTTTGTCTATCCAATGGATCCTCTTTGTCTATCCATCCTGAGATTTGGAGAGGGTTTATATTGTAGTTCAGTTCTCAGAGcctttgttgtgttttgttggGTCTGTTCTATGCATGTGCAGCTCAGGAGTAAGCTCATGGTTTGTGTCAGttcaaatacaaaattaaagaagCCACTTAATCCAATTCtcttctctccatgattcttttcatattttgcaATTATTAGAGGTCATCTCTCATACCTCCACGGTCAAAAAGACAGCATTTCTGGTAGAATTCTAGCTGCATGTATCACCATGTCATCAAAATGGATACTGCCCTTgcggaaagaagaaggaaggaaggaaggagggagagaggggcggggagggaggaaggaatgaaggaagggaaggaaggagatagGATAATGATAGGAATTTCAGACAGTCTCCAATATcagccttctatttttttcttctctttcctctcctttccttctttcctcccttccatctttccctcccttctcttttttccttctttcttgatttctctttctttccttttctttctttctttcctggcctGAAAAGTAAACCTTCTCTTGGAGTTTTTCTGCTTGTATTATTCTATGACAGGGATATAACTTTCAATTCGGTCtagtagaaaaacaaagaagaaataagaggaTCTTCCTCTTTATCTCCAACTCACAGACAACTTTCTCCTG
Coding sequences within:
- the LOC123949088 gene encoding olfactory receptor 52E2-like gives rise to the protein MHDFNSTAFTNPSTFVLMGIPGLEDLHIWISIPFFSMYIVALMGNILILFIIKTETVLHEPMFYFLSMLAITDLILSTSTLPKMLGIFWFNYHEISFHACLTQMFVIHAFSGVESGLLVAMALDRYVAICNPLRHSSILTNSVVAQVGLVALLRGLVLMTPHPFLVRRWRYCQSNVVPHTYCEHMAVVKLACADISINSLYSLAVIILIVGTDVTCISLSYVQILHTVFNLPSNDARLKTLSTCGSHVCVILTFYIPALFSFLTHRFSKHMPRHTHILLANMYLLVPPMLNPIIYGVRTRQIRECVLQLFMTKIS